In Leifsonia sp. ZF2019, a genomic segment contains:
- the erpA gene encoding iron-sulfur cluster insertion protein ErpA, with product MTDTTLTAPKAHGVGLTEAAASKVKSLLEQEGRDDLRLRVAVQPGGCSGLIYQLYFDERMLDGDATVDFDGVEVIVDKMSVPYLDGAAIDFEDTIQKQGFTIDNPNATGSCACGDSFH from the coding sequence ATGACCGACACAACGCTGACCGCGCCGAAGGCCCATGGCGTCGGCCTGACCGAGGCCGCGGCGAGCAAGGTCAAGAGCCTGCTCGAGCAGGAGGGCCGTGACGACCTGCGCCTGCGCGTCGCCGTCCAGCCCGGCGGCTGCTCCGGCCTGATCTACCAGCTGTACTTCGACGAGCGCATGCTCGACGGCGACGCCACGGTGGACTTCGACGGCGTCGAGGTCATCGTCGACAAGATGAGCGTGCCGTACCTCGACGGCGCCGCCATCGACTTCGAAGACACCATCCAGAAGCAGGGGTTCACGATCGACAACCCCAACGCGACCGGCTCGTGCGCGTGCGGAGACTCGTTCCACTGA
- a CDS encoding dipeptidase, translated as MTDSQPSSDPYSPAADDPAAEERVRSAVETGLPSTVADLSRLVRIPSVSWSAFDPANVRASADAVAALLSETGVFESVEVKQAPIDGDQLGQPAVLATRAARNGRPTVLLYAHHDVQPPGSDEDWDTPPFEPTVRGDRLYGRGAADDKAGVMSHVASIRALVEALGPDFDLGLAVFIEGEEEFGSRSFANFLHENRTALAADVIVVADSDNVDVDTPALTVSLRGNVTFRLTVSTLEHASHSGMYGGAAPDAMLALIRLLATLHDEDGAVAVEGFLSYDDAEEPPHLSEEQFREEAALLPGVTAVGTGPILSRLWSKPTVTITGIDAPSVANASNTLLPSAAVRVSARVAPGQPAAEAFAALEKHLRANAPFGAHVDISDVDTGEAFLVDTAGWAATEAKRAMADAWGREAAETGVGGSIPFIADLVREFPGAQILVTGVEDPDSRAHSPNESLHLGVFKRAILAEALLLARLDRRTV; from the coding sequence ATGACAGACTCCCAGCCGTCTTCCGACCCGTATTCGCCCGCAGCCGACGATCCGGCGGCCGAGGAGCGCGTGCGGTCCGCCGTCGAGACCGGGCTGCCGTCCACGGTTGCCGACCTCTCGCGACTCGTCCGCATCCCCTCGGTCTCGTGGTCGGCGTTCGACCCCGCGAACGTGCGGGCGAGCGCTGACGCGGTCGCCGCACTGTTGAGCGAGACCGGCGTGTTCGAGAGCGTCGAGGTGAAGCAGGCGCCGATCGACGGCGACCAGCTCGGCCAGCCCGCGGTGCTCGCCACGCGCGCGGCGCGCAACGGACGCCCGACGGTGCTGCTCTACGCGCACCACGACGTCCAGCCCCCCGGGTCCGACGAGGACTGGGACACGCCGCCGTTCGAGCCGACGGTCCGCGGCGATCGCCTCTACGGGCGTGGCGCCGCCGACGACAAGGCCGGTGTGATGTCGCACGTCGCGAGCATCCGTGCCCTCGTCGAGGCGCTCGGGCCCGACTTCGACCTCGGCCTCGCCGTCTTCATCGAGGGCGAGGAGGAGTTCGGCTCCCGATCGTTCGCGAACTTCCTGCACGAGAACAGGACGGCCCTCGCGGCCGATGTGATCGTCGTGGCCGACTCGGACAACGTCGACGTCGACACTCCGGCGCTGACCGTGTCGCTGCGCGGCAACGTGACGTTCCGCCTCACCGTCTCGACGCTGGAGCACGCCTCCCACTCCGGAATGTACGGGGGAGCGGCCCCGGATGCCATGCTCGCGCTGATCAGGCTGCTCGCCACGCTCCACGACGAGGACGGGGCGGTCGCGGTCGAGGGCTTCCTCTCGTACGACGACGCGGAGGAGCCGCCCCACCTCAGCGAGGAGCAGTTCCGGGAGGAGGCCGCCCTGCTTCCCGGCGTGACGGCCGTCGGCACCGGTCCCATCCTGTCGCGCCTCTGGTCGAAGCCGACGGTGACGATCACCGGGATCGACGCTCCGAGCGTCGCCAACGCGTCCAACACACTGCTGCCGAGCGCCGCGGTCCGCGTCAGCGCGCGCGTCGCGCCCGGCCAGCCGGCCGCCGAGGCGTTCGCGGCCCTCGAGAAGCACCTCCGCGCGAATGCACCGTTCGGCGCCCACGTCGACATCTCGGACGTGGACACCGGCGAGGCCTTCCTCGTCGACACCGCCGGCTGGGCCGCCACGGAGGCGAAGCGCGCCATGGCCGACGCCTGGGGCCGCGAGGCCGCGGAGACCGGGGTGGGCGGGTCCATCCCGTTCATCGCCGACCTCGTGCGGGAGTTCCCAGGCGCCCAGATCCTCGTGACGGGTGTGGAGGACCCGGACTCCCGGGCGCACAGCCCCAACGAGTCGCTGCACCTCGGCGTCTTCAAGCGAGCCATCCTCGCGGAGGCGCTGCTGCTCGCCCGGCTCGACCGCCGCACGGTCTGA
- a CDS encoding DUF3043 domain-containing protein, which produces MAKRDHPATEAETPVVETPEETAERLTQGKGAPTPSRREQEAARKRPLVPGDRKEAARNARAKQAEAREKARVGMANGDERYLTARDRGPQRRYVRDYVDARFSIGEFLIPVMLVIIILSFLPWQFLQVWALFALWAFFLISVLDCIVLGFLVRKRIAAKYGADKVERGLRWYASMRALQLRVMRLPKPQVKRGQYPA; this is translated from the coding sequence TTGGCGAAACGAGACCACCCGGCGACCGAGGCGGAGACGCCGGTCGTCGAGACCCCTGAAGAGACTGCAGAGCGACTGACGCAGGGCAAGGGCGCTCCGACGCCGTCCCGGCGCGAGCAGGAGGCCGCCCGCAAACGCCCTCTGGTGCCGGGCGACCGCAAGGAGGCGGCCCGCAATGCCCGCGCCAAGCAGGCGGAGGCGCGCGAGAAGGCCCGCGTCGGCATGGCCAACGGCGACGAGCGCTACCTCACCGCCCGCGATCGGGGACCGCAGCGACGCTATGTGCGCGACTACGTCGACGCACGCTTCAGCATCGGCGAGTTCCTCATCCCGGTCATGCTGGTCATCATCATCCTGAGCTTCCTGCCGTGGCAGTTCCTGCAGGTGTGGGCCCTGTTCGCGCTGTGGGCGTTCTTCCTGATCTCCGTCCTCGACTGCATCGTGCTCGGCTTCCTGGTGCGCAAGCGCATCGCCGCGAAGTACGGCGCCGACAAGGTGGAGCGCGGCCTGCGCTGGTACGCCTCGATGCGCGCGCTGCAGCTGCGCGTGATGCGTCTGCCCAAGCCGCAGGTCAAGCGCGGCCAGTACCCGGCCTGA
- a CDS encoding ribonuclease HI family protein — MTIVAAADGSALGNPGPAGWAWYVDDDCWSAGGWPHGTNNQGELMAVIDLLESTAHLDDDLRILCDSQYVINAVTKWMAGWKRKGWRKADGAPVLNRELLERLDRALQGRRYSFEWVKGHAGHDLNEAADARARAVATAYQKGDPIPIGPGWPHAPQKAVTASDAVRADDVPDATAATAPSPSLATPEPALELDIFGDLAAAETDEELVARLESELLDPAVRSDASRVAELLHPDFEEIGRSGRLWGRDEMLQALADEESAPIEFDVLNTASVADGVILLTARTMDARGGSLRSSLWQRTGGRWRLRFHQGTPEA, encoded by the coding sequence GTGACGATCGTCGCTGCCGCCGACGGGTCCGCCCTCGGCAATCCCGGTCCGGCCGGGTGGGCGTGGTACGTCGACGACGACTGCTGGTCGGCCGGCGGCTGGCCGCACGGCACCAACAACCAGGGCGAGCTGATGGCCGTCATCGATCTGCTGGAGTCCACGGCTCACCTCGACGACGACCTGCGCATCCTGTGCGACAGCCAGTACGTGATCAACGCCGTCACCAAATGGATGGCGGGCTGGAAGCGCAAGGGCTGGCGCAAGGCGGACGGCGCTCCCGTGCTCAACCGCGAGCTGCTCGAGCGTCTCGACCGCGCGTTGCAGGGCCGGCGGTACTCGTTCGAGTGGGTCAAGGGTCACGCCGGCCACGATCTCAACGAGGCCGCCGACGCGCGCGCACGAGCCGTCGCGACCGCGTATCAGAAGGGCGACCCCATCCCGATCGGACCGGGCTGGCCGCACGCACCGCAGAAAGCCGTGACCGCGTCGGATGCCGTGCGGGCGGACGACGTTCCGGACGCGACGGCGGCCACCGCCCCCTCTCCCTCTCTCGCGACGCCCGAGCCCGCGCTCGAGCTCGACATCTTCGGCGATCTCGCCGCGGCCGAGACCGACGAGGAGCTCGTCGCCCGTCTCGAGAGCGAACTGCTCGACCCCGCGGTGCGCTCCGACGCCTCCCGCGTGGCGGAACTGTTGCACCCCGACTTCGAGGAGATCGGACGTTCCGGCCGGCTCTGGGGCCGCGACGAGATGCTTCAGGCCCTCGCGGACGAGGAGTCGGCGCCGATCGAGTTCGACGTACTGAACACGGCGAGCGTCGCCGACGGCGTCATCCTGCTGACGGCGCGCACGATGGACGCGCGCGGAGGATCGCTTCGGAGCTCGCTCTGGCAGCGCACCGGGGGCCGCTGGCGCCTACGCTTCCACCAGGGCACGCCGGAGGCGTAG
- a CDS encoding quinone-dependent dihydroorotate dehydrogenase, with protein MYPTLFNLVLSKLDPERAHHLAFLVIRALPALGLGGLARRFTAPDPSLAVEALGLRFDSPFGVAAGFDKDGEGVLGLGALGFGHVEVGTITAIAQPGNDTPRLFRLIPDRAVVNRMGFNNHGAGAAANRLLRVRRARRRPVLGVNIGKSRVVAVEDATADYLTSARALAPVADYLVVNVSSPNTPGLRGLQELDLLAPLLGAVKEVAGEKPLLVKIAPDLTDEQVQRIAELVVRLGLAGIIATNTTIAREGLRTDPAVVAAAGAGGLSGAPLAARSLEVLKLIRASVPAELCVISVGGVETAEDVQERLDAGATLVQGYTAFLYRGPLWGRQINRGLLRLRRALVEA; from the coding sequence ATGTATCCCACACTCTTCAACCTCGTCCTCTCCAAGCTCGACCCCGAGCGGGCCCACCACCTCGCCTTCCTCGTGATCAGAGCGCTCCCGGCACTCGGTCTCGGCGGCCTGGCGCGTCGCTTCACGGCGCCCGACCCGTCGCTCGCGGTGGAGGCTCTCGGCCTGCGGTTCGACTCGCCGTTCGGCGTCGCCGCCGGGTTCGACAAGGACGGTGAGGGCGTGCTCGGCCTGGGCGCACTCGGCTTCGGCCACGTCGAGGTCGGCACGATCACCGCGATCGCCCAGCCCGGCAACGACACGCCGCGGCTGTTCCGTCTCATCCCGGACCGCGCCGTCGTCAACCGCATGGGATTCAACAACCACGGAGCGGGGGCGGCGGCGAACCGCCTCCTGCGTGTGCGGCGCGCCCGGCGTCGTCCCGTGCTCGGGGTCAACATCGGCAAGAGCCGGGTGGTCGCGGTCGAGGACGCGACCGCCGACTACCTGACGAGCGCCCGCGCGCTCGCCCCGGTGGCGGACTATCTGGTGGTCAACGTGAGCTCGCCGAACACCCCGGGCCTGCGCGGTCTGCAGGAGCTCGACCTCCTGGCGCCGCTGCTCGGCGCCGTGAAGGAGGTCGCGGGGGAGAAGCCCTTGCTGGTGAAGATCGCCCCCGACCTCACGGACGAGCAGGTGCAGCGCATCGCGGAGCTCGTCGTGCGCCTCGGACTCGCGGGCATCATCGCCACGAACACCACGATCGCGCGCGAGGGGCTGCGCACCGATCCCGCCGTCGTGGCTGCGGCCGGTGCGGGCGGGCTCTCCGGCGCACCGCTCGCCGCACGGTCGCTCGAGGTGCTGAAGCTGATCCGCGCGTCGGTGCCCGCGGAGCTCTGCGTCATCTCCGTCGGGGGAGTGGAGACCGCGGAGGACGTGCAGGAGCGTCTCGACGCAGGGGCGACCCTGGTGCAGGGCTACACGGCATTCCTCTACCGCGGTCCGCTGTGGGGGCGGCAGATCAACCGTGGGCTGCTACGCCTCCGGCGTGCCCTGGTGGAAGCGTAG
- the nrdR gene encoding transcriptional regulator NrdR produces the protein MFCPFCRHPDSRVIDSRTSDDGLSIRRRRQCPECGRRFSTTETASLSVIKRSGVAEPFSREKIMLGVRKACQGRPVTDSDLAVLAQKVEETIRSTGASQIEANDIGLAILPELRELDEVAYLRFASVYQGFDSLDDFEEAIRQLRVAHHGEPAELQA, from the coding sequence ATGTTCTGCCCCTTCTGCCGCCACCCGGACTCCCGCGTCATCGACTCCCGGACCAGCGACGACGGACTCTCCATCCGTCGCCGGCGGCAGTGCCCCGAATGCGGTCGCCGGTTCTCCACGACGGAGACGGCGAGCCTTAGCGTCATCAAGCGCAGCGGGGTGGCGGAGCCGTTCAGCCGCGAGAAGATCATGCTCGGTGTGCGCAAGGCCTGCCAGGGTCGTCCGGTGACCGACTCCGACCTGGCCGTGCTGGCGCAGAAGGTGGAGGAGACGATCCGGTCGACCGGCGCCTCGCAGATCGAGGCGAACGACATCGGCCTGGCGATCCTCCCCGAGCTGCGCGAGCTCGACGAGGTCGCCTACCTGCGGTTCGCGAGCGTCTACCAGGGTTTCGACTCGCTCGACGACTTCGAGGAGGCCATCCGGCAGCTGCGGGTCGCCCACCACGGCGAGCCCGCCGAGCTGCAGGCCTGA
- the hisD gene encoding histidinol dehydrogenase: MMQTIDLRGIQPTRAAFERLVPRPVVDVQVAMHVATELIEDVRARGADALREQAQRFDGGAPAAIRVPADDIAAAVEGLPTDVREALEEAIARVREATAVQVPPAAETRIGPGATIVQRWQPVERAGLYVPGGKAVLASSVVMNAVPVQIAGVASVALASPPQREFGGSVHPVILGAAGLLGIDEVYAMGGAGAIGALAWGVEEIGLDPVQVITGPGNIYVAAAKRVVRGKTGIDSEAGTTEILVIADEAADARFVAADLVSQAEHDEAAASLLVTDSPAFAERVVAELEGLVAPTRHSDRVRTALGGPQSAIVLVDDLAAAAAFSNAYGPEHLEIQTADPDTVLADIQNAGAIFVGPSAPVSLGDYLAGSNHVLPTGGQARFSPGLGAYSFLRPQQVIRYDRDALREVADRIVALSSAEDLPAHGAAVTIRFDDGEDA; the protein is encoded by the coding sequence ATGATGCAGACCATCGACCTCCGCGGAATCCAGCCTACTCGTGCCGCTTTCGAGCGCCTCGTCCCCCGTCCCGTCGTGGACGTCCAGGTCGCGATGCATGTCGCGACCGAGCTGATCGAGGACGTTCGCGCCCGAGGTGCGGACGCCTTGCGCGAGCAGGCGCAGCGGTTCGACGGCGGCGCCCCCGCGGCGATCCGCGTTCCCGCCGACGACATCGCGGCGGCGGTGGAGGGGCTCCCCACCGATGTCCGCGAAGCCCTGGAGGAGGCGATCGCGCGCGTGCGCGAGGCGACCGCCGTGCAGGTGCCGCCTGCGGCGGAGACGCGCATCGGCCCGGGGGCGACGATCGTCCAGCGCTGGCAGCCGGTCGAGCGCGCCGGTCTGTACGTGCCGGGCGGCAAGGCCGTCCTGGCGTCGAGCGTCGTCATGAACGCGGTGCCCGTGCAGATCGCCGGGGTGGCGTCGGTGGCGCTCGCGAGCCCGCCGCAGCGCGAGTTCGGGGGGTCGGTCCACCCGGTCATCCTGGGGGCGGCCGGGCTGCTGGGAATCGACGAGGTGTACGCCATGGGCGGCGCCGGTGCGATCGGGGCGCTCGCGTGGGGCGTGGAGGAGATCGGCCTGGATCCGGTCCAGGTCATCACCGGCCCGGGCAACATCTACGTGGCCGCGGCCAAGCGCGTGGTGCGCGGCAAGACGGGCATCGACTCCGAGGCCGGCACGACCGAGATCCTGGTGATCGCGGACGAAGCGGCCGATGCGCGATTCGTCGCCGCCGACCTGGTGAGCCAGGCCGAACACGACGAGGCCGCCGCCTCACTGCTCGTCACCGACAGCCCCGCGTTCGCGGAGCGTGTCGTCGCCGAACTGGAGGGGCTCGTCGCCCCCACCCGGCACAGCGACCGCGTGCGCACCGCGCTCGGCGGCCCGCAGTCCGCGATCGTCCTCGTCGACGACCTGGCCGCCGCCGCCGCGTTCAGCAACGCCTACGGCCCCGAGCACCTCGAGATCCAGACGGCCGACCCCGACACGGTCCTCGCCGACATCCAGAACGCCGGGGCGATCTTCGTCGGGCCGAGCGCGCCGGTCAGCCTGGGCGATTACCTCGCGGGCTCGAACCACGTTCTGCCCACCGGGGGCCAGGCGCGGTTCTCGCCCGGACTCGGCGCCTACTCGTTCCTCCGACCCCAGCAGGTGATCCGCTACGACCGCGACGCGCTCCGCGAGGTCGCCGACCGCATCGTCGCCCTGTCGAGCGCGGAGGACCTGCCCGCGCACGGCGCTGCGGTCACCATCCGGTTCGACGACGGCGAGGACGCCTGA
- a CDS encoding flavin reductase family protein, with protein MNSASPDSTDGTVTDATPDLAAFRQTFRRHAAGVAIVTALGTDGKPVGFTATSLASLAAVPPLATFNMALSASSWPAIAETDRVVIHTLGVRNKAAAQKLAGDNAQRFEGEHWYAGPHGLPVIKDTTAWMVGRIIERVTVHNSAVVVVQIEQGGLGAEDAPLLYHERRYHRPAELD; from the coding sequence ATGAACAGCGCATCCCCCGACTCCACCGACGGCACCGTCACCGACGCGACCCCGGACCTGGCGGCGTTCCGCCAGACGTTCCGCCGCCACGCCGCCGGCGTCGCGATCGTCACCGCCCTCGGAACGGACGGGAAGCCGGTCGGCTTCACAGCCACCTCGCTCGCCTCCCTGGCCGCCGTGCCGCCGCTCGCCACCTTCAACATGGCGCTCTCGGCCTCCAGCTGGCCGGCCATCGCCGAGACGGACCGCGTCGTCATCCACACGCTCGGCGTGCGCAACAAAGCCGCGGCGCAGAAGCTGGCCGGCGACAACGCCCAGCGCTTCGAGGGTGAGCACTGGTACGCCGGCCCGCACGGCCTCCCTGTCATCAAGGACACGACCGCGTGGATGGTCGGGCGCATCATCGAGCGTGTCACGGTGCACAACAGCGCCGTCGTCGTGGTGCAGATCGAACAAGGCGGCCTCGGCGCCGAGGACGCCCCTCTGCTCTACCACGAGCGGCGCTACCACCGCCCCGCCGAGCTCGACTGA
- a CDS encoding cupin domain-containing protein, with amino-acid sequence MSDGVRNLHEALSRIGEHWQPHRLTSVNDYDVKVVKLLGEFVWHEHPDTDELFLVLRGELTIQLRDGDVTLGEGDVYVVPRGIEHCPKADEEVEAVLFEPTGTVNTGTAGGERTAQLRELD; translated from the coding sequence ATGAGCGACGGCGTCCGCAATCTGCACGAGGCACTCTCACGGATCGGCGAGCACTGGCAGCCGCACCGGCTGACGAGTGTGAACGACTACGACGTCAAGGTGGTGAAGCTGCTCGGCGAGTTCGTGTGGCACGAGCACCCCGACACGGACGAGCTGTTCCTGGTGCTCCGCGGCGAGCTGACCATTCAGCTGCGCGACGGCGACGTGACCCTGGGCGAGGGCGACGTCTACGTGGTGCCGCGCGGGATCGAGCACTGCCCGAAGGCCGATGAGGAGGTGGAGGCCGTGCTGTTCGAGCCCACGGGCACTGTCAACACCGGCACAGCGGGCGGAGAGCGCACGGCGCAACTGCGCGAGCTCGACTGA
- the dnaE gene encoding DNA polymerase III subunit alpha: MSDSFVHLHVHSEYSMLDGAARVKPLIEAAAGQGMPAVAVTDHGNMFGAYDFWRTATDAGIKPIIGTEAYLTPRTHRTDKTRVRWGDGGGDDVSGSGAYTHMTMLAATTEGMHNLFRLSSKASIEGYYFKPRMDRELLSQYGKGIIATTGCPSGEVQTRLRLGQYDEAVKAAAEFRDIFGKENFYAEIMDHGLGIERRIMSDLIRLAKDLGLPMVATNDLHYTHAEDAKSHAALLCVQSGSTLDDPNRFKFDADEFYLKSADQMRQLFRDYPEACDNTLAIAERCDVQFDTAANFMPRFPVPEGETEQTWFVKEVERGLTERYPNGITPEVRKQADYEIGVISQMGFPGYFLVVADFINWSKDNGIRVGPGRGSGAGSMAAYAMRITDLDPLQHGLIFERFLNPDRVSMPDFDVDFDDRRRGEVIKYVTEKYGSERVAQIVTYGTIKAKQALKDSGRVLGFPFSMGEKLTKAMPPPVMGKDIPLTGIFDKNHPRYKEAVDIRAVVESDPEAKTVFDTALGLENLKRQWGVHAAGVIMSSDPLIDIIPIMKREQDGQIVTQFDYPACESLGLIKMDFLGLRNLTIINDALDNIKANRGEDLVLEDLELDDRPAYELLSRGDTLGVFQLDGGPMRSLLRLMRPDNFEDISALIALYRPGPMGANSHTNYALRKNGQQDITPIHPELAEPLADILSTSYGLIIYQEQVMAIAQKVAGFSLGQADILRRAMGKKKKSELDKQFEGFAQGMKDNGYSMDAVNKLWEILLPFSDYAFNKAHSAAYGVISYWTAYLKAHYPAEYMAALLTSVGDSKDKMALYLNECRRMGIKVLPPDVNESSLYFAAVGEDIRFGMGAVRNVGANVVEGVREARESKGRFDSFHDFLAKVPIHAANKRTVESLIKAGAFDSLGHTRRALVEVHEDAVESAVKIKRNEANGDVGFDFDSLWEDDEPGQAQHSIPDRPEWGKRDKLAFERDMLGLYVSDHPLAGLELQLAKMASTSIADLVGSDSIQDGETVTIAGLVTSVQHRVAKASGNQYGMITVEDFGGEMTVMFMGKAYQEFSSMLTGDSIVVVRGRVSLRDDGMNLHAFSLMNPDLGPIEDSSPLKITMQDRRATPDVITRLGETFSRHPGENEVRIHLVTGSRVRVLGVPNHVKVSPDLYGELKGLLGPNCLV, from the coding sequence ATGAGCGATTCCTTCGTCCACCTCCACGTCCACAGCGAGTACTCGATGCTCGACGGCGCGGCGCGCGTCAAGCCGCTGATCGAGGCCGCCGCAGGGCAGGGGATGCCCGCGGTCGCCGTCACCGACCACGGCAACATGTTCGGCGCGTACGACTTCTGGCGCACCGCGACCGATGCCGGGATCAAGCCCATCATCGGCACGGAGGCGTACCTGACTCCCCGCACGCACCGCACCGACAAGACGCGAGTGCGCTGGGGCGACGGCGGGGGCGACGACGTGTCCGGCTCCGGCGCCTACACGCACATGACGATGCTCGCGGCGACGACCGAGGGGATGCACAACCTGTTCCGGCTGTCGTCCAAGGCGTCCATCGAGGGCTACTACTTCAAACCCCGCATGGACAGGGAGCTGCTCAGCCAGTACGGCAAGGGCATCATCGCGACCACGGGCTGCCCGTCGGGCGAAGTGCAGACGCGCCTCCGACTGGGTCAGTACGACGAAGCGGTGAAAGCCGCCGCCGAGTTCCGCGACATCTTCGGCAAGGAGAACTTCTACGCCGAGATCATGGACCACGGGCTCGGCATCGAGCGCCGCATCATGAGCGACCTGATCCGGCTCGCCAAAGACCTGGGCCTGCCGATGGTCGCCACGAACGACCTCCACTACACGCACGCCGAGGACGCCAAGAGCCACGCGGCCCTGCTCTGCGTGCAGTCGGGATCGACGCTCGACGACCCGAACCGCTTCAAGTTCGACGCCGACGAGTTCTACCTGAAGTCGGCCGACCAGATGCGCCAGCTCTTCCGGGACTATCCCGAGGCCTGCGACAACACGCTCGCGATCGCGGAGCGGTGCGACGTACAGTTCGACACCGCCGCCAACTTCATGCCCCGGTTCCCTGTGCCGGAGGGCGAGACCGAGCAGACCTGGTTCGTCAAGGAGGTCGAGCGGGGCCTCACCGAGCGCTACCCGAACGGCATCACCCCCGAGGTGCGCAAGCAGGCCGATTACGAGATCGGCGTCATCTCGCAGATGGGCTTCCCCGGCTACTTCCTCGTCGTCGCCGACTTCATCAACTGGTCCAAGGACAACGGGATCCGGGTCGGCCCCGGCCGTGGCTCCGGTGCGGGATCGATGGCGGCCTACGCCATGCGCATCACCGACCTCGACCCCCTGCAGCACGGACTCATCTTCGAGCGGTTCCTGAACCCCGACCGTGTCTCCATGCCCGACTTCGACGTCGACTTCGACGACCGCCGCCGCGGCGAAGTCATCAAGTACGTGACCGAGAAGTACGGCTCGGAGCGCGTCGCGCAGATCGTCACGTACGGCACCATCAAGGCCAAGCAGGCTCTGAAGGACTCCGGCCGCGTGCTCGGCTTCCCGTTCTCGATGGGCGAGAAGCTGACCAAGGCGATGCCCCCTCCCGTGATGGGCAAGGACATCCCGCTCACCGGGATCTTCGACAAGAACCACCCGCGCTACAAGGAGGCGGTCGATATCCGGGCCGTCGTCGAGAGCGACCCGGAGGCGAAGACCGTCTTCGACACCGCGCTCGGGCTCGAGAACCTCAAGCGCCAGTGGGGAGTGCACGCGGCCGGCGTGATCATGTCCTCCGACCCGCTGATCGACATCATCCCGATCATGAAGCGCGAGCAGGACGGCCAGATTGTCACGCAGTTCGACTATCCGGCCTGCGAGTCGCTCGGGCTGATCAAGATGGACTTCCTGGGCCTGCGCAACCTGACGATCATCAACGACGCGCTCGACAACATCAAAGCGAACCGCGGAGAAGACCTCGTGCTCGAAGACCTCGAGCTCGACGACCGGCCCGCCTACGAGCTCCTGTCTCGCGGCGACACGCTCGGCGTGTTCCAGCTCGACGGCGGCCCGATGCGCTCGCTCCTGCGCCTGATGCGCCCCGACAACTTCGAGGACATCTCGGCGCTCATCGCCCTTTACCGTCCCGGCCCGATGGGCGCGAACTCGCACACGAACTACGCGCTGCGCAAGAACGGTCAACAGGACATCACGCCGATCCATCCAGAGCTGGCCGAGCCGCTCGCGGACATCCTGTCGACCAGCTACGGCCTCATCATCTATCAGGAGCAGGTGATGGCGATCGCGCAGAAGGTCGCCGGCTTCTCGCTCGGACAGGCGGACATCCTCCGTCGCGCGATGGGCAAGAAGAAGAAGTCCGAGCTGGACAAGCAGTTCGAGGGCTTCGCGCAGGGGATGAAGGACAACGGCTACTCGATGGACGCCGTCAACAAGCTCTGGGAGATCCTGCTCCCGTTCTCCGACTACGCGTTCAACAAGGCGCACTCGGCCGCGTACGGCGTCATCTCGTACTGGACCGCGTACCTCAAGGCGCACTACCCGGCCGAGTACATGGCCGCGCTGCTGACCAGCGTCGGCGACTCCAAGGACAAGATGGCGCTCTACCTCAACGAGTGCCGACGCATGGGCATCAAGGTGCTGCCGCCCGACGTGAACGAGTCCAGCCTGTACTTCGCCGCCGTGGGAGAGGACATCCGCTTCGGCATGGGCGCGGTGCGCAATGTGGGCGCGAACGTCGTCGAGGGCGTGCGGGAGGCGCGCGAGAGCAAGGGGCGCTTCGACTCGTTCCACGACTTCCTCGCCAAGGTGCCGATCCACGCCGCGAACAAGCGCACGGTCGAGTCCCTCATCAAGGCGGGCGCCTTCGACTCCCTGGGACACACGCGTCGCGCGCTGGTGGAGGTGCACGAGGACGCCGTGGAGTCCGCGGTGAAGATCAAGCGCAACGAGGCGAACGGCGACGTCGGGTTCGACTTCGACAGCCTGTGGGAGGACGACGAGCCGGGCCAGGCGCAGCACAGCATCCCGGACCGCCCGGAGTGGGGTAAACGGGACAAGCTCGCCTTCGAGCGCGACATGCTCGGCCTCTACGTGTCCGATCATCCGCTCGCCGGGCTCGAGCTGCAGCTCGCGAAGATGGCGAGCACCTCGATCGCCGACCTCGTCGGTTCGGACAGCATCCAGGACGGCGAGACGGTCACGATCGCGGGCCTGGTCACCAGCGTGCAACACCGGGTGGCGAAGGCGTCCGGCAATCAGTACGGCATGATCACGGTCGAGGACTTCGGCGGCGAGATGACCGTCATGTTCATGGGCAAGGCGTACCAGGAGTTCTCGTCGATGCTGACGGGCGACTCGATCGTGGTCGTCCGCGGCCGTGTGAGCCTACGCGACGACGGCATGAATCTGCACGCCTTCAGCCTGATGAACCCCGACCTCGGACCGATCGAGGACAGCAGCCCGCTGAAGATCACCATGCAGGACCGCCGCGCGACCCCCGACGTCATCACCCGGCTGGGCGAGACGTTCTCGCGGCACCCCGGCGAGAACGAGGTGCGTATCCACCTGGTGACGGGCAGCCGCGTCCGCGTGCTCGGCGTGCCGAACCACGTCAAGGTCAGCCCCGACCTGTACGGGGAGCTGAAGGGGCTGCTCGGCCCCAACTGCCTGGTCTAG